The genomic window ttcaaaattgatgaacattaATCCGTGAACCCTTTTCCAAAGTTTTAAAaatcttttcaaaatcgatgaacttttttagaaTTTATGATTTTctcttcaaaattgatgaactttttcatgttttgtgaacttttcttcaaaatatatgatttttatttcaaaatcaatgaactttttttcaaattcattgaacttttttaaaaaaatcgatgaatttttttgaaatcgatacttttttttcaaatccgtgaaagCTTTTGACATTTGTGAAAAATATACAAAATCCTTGgacattttttaattcatgaatattttggtttttattttttgtaattttctaaaTAATTTAAGCTAGGTACAAATATATATGTTTTGTACTAGAAGAAGCAGCAAATGTCCAAGGATTTTGAAATGAGATCTCACATTTAGGTGAGATCGTGAGATCGACTCTACAAAAATCATATTTGAACATTTTGaaaaaatctgaaattatttgacaACATCCATCTAGGGTATGTCTGCAACTCCAAAAAACTTCAGCTCAAAACTCAACGTACATTTAGAGATACAAAAAACGGTAATTCAAATGTGAATAGTGACAGCTTTGGCTGAATAGTACGttgacactattcacatctgaCTTTGTCTTTTTTTCTATTAATGTACGTCGAATTAGGAGCTGAAACTTTTCTGGGTTGTACATCAAACATTGAAGTGTGTCAACAAAAATTTGAGAATATTTCAGcatgtattttttttcaaaaaaatcgaTCTCATAGATCTCACCAAATATGAGATCTCACACAAGTCTCCCCCGTTCTAGCAGACCTAACCAACTGGGACAGCTACTAGTTGTGCGAACTATCACCCAATTTTTGCTTGAAAAAGAACCACATTCCCAGtctggttttcttttttctttttctggccgttttttcttcagttttttttcttttcttttcttaattCGTAAAATTTGTCcaatttcatgaaaaaaatcatATTCATGGATTTccacaaattcgtgaacattttttgaattatgaaggtttttcaaaagaaaaatgcctaattcatgaactttttccaaattcacaAACTATGTTTCTAATCTATgaactttttcttttctttttttgtttctatttaatTTTATTAAATGCAATATCTATTTTTAAATTTGCTATTTTTTAAAATAGATGGaccttttaaaattcatgaacttttccttCAAAAtcgattaacattttttaaaatccgtgaattttttttcaaaattataacttttcaaaatcgatgaactctttcaAATTTACGATTTTctcttcaaaattgatgaactttttcatgttttgtgaacttttcttcaaaatagATGATTTTTATttcaaaatcaatgatttttttaaattcgttgaactttttttttcaaaatcgatgaacttttttgaaattgatattttttttcaaatccgtgaaagCTTTAGATATttgtgaaaaaaaatcaaaatccttggacattttttatttcatgaatattttggttttatttttctaattttctaAATAATTGATGCTAggtataaatatatatatattaatgtTGTACTAGAAGAAGCAGCAAATATATGCAATGATGAATCCAATGATATGTATTTGGTGGTGTACATGTTGATATATCTTTCTACAAACTTGTTGAACGTAcataaagtttgacttcagacaaaacctaatatgcagagtaaataaaaaggGAGGAAGTACTAGATAGAGACACTGTTCATGGCTCACACACACTTCTAGCTCAAAAAAAAAGGCTCACACACTTCTAGCTAAAAAAAAGGCTCACACACACTCCTAGTAGCTAAAAAAAGGCTCACACGCACTTCTAGCCAGACTGctagatttatttatttttttgccaTGATAGAGACTCCTAGTTCACTCCCACAATGGACTGATGTACGGTTGCTCCGCGCTCGCCTCGCCGCCGTAGGATGGGTAAAAGGAGTAGTAGCTTCTCCCTTCGTCCCACTCCATGGCCATGCCGTCCGAGTACCACTCCCCCACGCAGTCGCCGTTGAAGAAGCCAAAGGCGGCGCCCTCCATCTCCTCCGCCCAGTACCCCACGGCGTTGCCAACGTCGTCCAGGACGTACGGTCCCGGCGAGCACCCGCAGCCGTCAAAGCCGGAGAGGATTATGCCGTCGAGCCCGCAGTCCTCGCAGCCCGCCTCCTGGTGCGGGTGGATCAAGTTCAGCTCCTGTAGGCCGTCGTCGATCCAGCCTTCGCCGACGTCGTCGGCCGGGAAGCCGAGCTGGTGATGCTTGCAGCCgactgccgccgcctcctcctcggcgGCGAGCGATGCGTCCAGGAGCTCGACGAGCAGCTCAGCACCATCGACCTCAGGTACATCCGTGACGCAGCGCTCCCGCTCCCGCTGCGGCTCCACGATGCACTCCATACTGAATATTGCTCGTTCCTTTGTATGCAGAGGAGAGGAGAATGTTGTTcaggtgtgtgtgtggtgtgttgaTCATGGCAGGGTGGTGCGGTGTCGTGTGATGATTTCAGTGGGAAGCGTTTTATAGCGCGAGGTGGGGTGGGACGTGCCAGCTGTGTGGACGCCGAATTGATCGGCAGGATGGCATGCATGTGGACCGCACACCACTTGACGCCATTGATGGCTAGTGCTGCTTGCCCTGATCAAGGGTCGATTTGCTTCTAATGCGAGCTACCTAATTGTTTCGTACATGCATGCGGCTTCGCCGTGTTGCATTTGCACGCATTGTCGCTCCAGCTTGAGAGCGTCAGGGAGGCTTTCTTATGCCTTGTACAATCCTAGGTGCCTATGAAGGTGTTTAGAAAAATAAACTGATTTTTTTAAGTATCCGTGCCTATTTCTATATTTCTATAGGAGAGACGCCTAATTAAGCGTCTGACTtttacaaataagcaccggtgcttaagaaaaatcTGACTTATTTTTTCAAGTACCtctcctaagcaccttgcattgtacaaggccttaggccCTTTTATAGACTGGATTCATGAGTGCTTAGGAGGTGCCTAAGGAAAAAACCCGGGTTTTTTCTAAGATTGGATTGCACAGATGATCAGGAAGGCAGGCAGAAGCAAATATTTGCTTCCGGTGCTAGCCGGTGCCTGGGAGAATAACTGCTCCCTGTAAGCCATGAACGCTTCAACCCAGTGCCTTCAttaacaaaagaagaagaaaaaaaacaaaagaagaagaaaaaaaggcaatttctgtggacactttacattcgtctcaatctcagaacccaagaaagtcacCGAAGTCTTTATGAAATCTGAATGGATACAagcaatgcaagaagagcttcaacagtttgagttgaacaatgtgtcggaattggtcaagcgtcctgatcctcgaaagcacaatatcattggcaccaaatggatatatcgcaacaagcaagatgaacatggtcaggtggtcagaaacaaagctcgtctagttgctcaaggctacactcaagtggaagggattgactttgatgaaacttttgctcccgtggcaaggcttgaagccattcgcatactgctagcctatgcaaatcatcacaacattctcctttatcaaatggatgtgaagagtgcttttctcaatggaaagatagaagaagaagtatatgttgcacaacctcctggctttgaaaatccaaaacatcctgatatggtgtacaagctcaacaaggcattgtatggcctcaaacaagcccctcgcgcttggtatgatacgctcaaagacttcctgaagagcaaaggcttcaaacctggttcactggaTCCTACCCTCTTCACGAAGACTTATGacagtgaactgtttgtgtgccaaatatatgtggatgacattatcttcggctgcaccaacaagaaatacagtgatgagtttggtcatatgatgcaagagcaatatcagatgtccatgatgggtgaactaaagttctttctgggtctccaaatccgtcagcaacgcaacggcatcttcatttttcaagaaaaatatctcaaagattgcctgaagaattttggaatgcaagactgcaaaggatacacgacgccaatgccaaccaaaagtcatttgGGTCCCAACAATAATGATAAAGaattcgaccaaaaggtataccgcttcatgattggttctttgcttcatttatgtgcatctaggccagatataatgcttagtatttgcatgtgtgcccgactccaagcggcaccaaaggaattgcatcacttagctgtgaagggaatactttgatatttggcttacaccccaacactaggattatggtatccaaagggctcagagtttgatctagttggattctcagatgctgattatactggtgacaaggttgatcgcaagtccacatcaggcacatgtcactttctgggacgatcacttgtctgttggtcttcaaagaagcagaactatgtatctctctccactgctgaatccg from Triticum aestivum cultivar Chinese Spring chromosome 3B, IWGSC CS RefSeq v2.1, whole genome shotgun sequence includes these protein-coding regions:
- the LOC123065681 gene encoding uncharacterized protein — protein: MECIVEPQRERERCVTDVPEVDGAELLVELLDASLAAEEEAAAVGCKHHQLGFPADDVGEGWIDDGLQELNLIHPHQEAGCEDCGLDGIILSGFDGCGCSPGPYVLDDVGNAVGYWAEEMEGAAFGFFNGDCVGEWYSDGMAMEWDEGRSYYSFYPSYGGEASAEQPYISPLWE